The following DNA comes from Cyanobacterium sp. T60_A2020_053.
AAGCAGAGGGAGAAAGGGAAGCAGAGGGAGAAAGGGAAGCAGAGGGAGAAAGGGAGAATTAATATTTAATTTTTTTAATTATCAATTGCCCATTATCCTTTGCCCATTATCCTTTGCCCTTTACCTGACTTGTTTAAGACTATCGACTTTTTTGGTGAATAATTCCGTAAACAAACTCAAGACAGTGCGATTTTCTCGAACCTTAATATTAACACTCACAGACATCCCCGATTGTAACTCCGCAGGTTCTCCTCTAATCAATAAATTTTGTTGCTCCAATTCCACCTTCACGGGAAAACGATAAAAATTATAAATCTGGTCTGGAGGTAGTGCATCTGAACCAATAAAGGTTACTTCTCCTTTAATATCACCAAATTCACTATAAGAAAAAGAGTCAATGCGCACGTCAACCTCTTGCCCAACTTGTACAAAACCGATGTCAGCATTGGTTACATAGACTTCAGCAATGAGAGGATTATTAGGACCGGGATCAGGTACAATTTTTAATAATGCCTCGGATTGCCCACTTCTCGGCACAAAGCCGGGGTGCGCTTGTAGGTCAAACACTGTACCAGAAACAGGTGATTTTAACTCCTGATATTTCATGGTTTGCTGGGCTGAACTAATTTGACTATTTAATTCCGCAATTCTTTTCTCATTATCCACAATAATTTTATTAATTTGACTATCAATCTCCGCTATACGTTGATTATTTCCTGCAATACGATCTCTTATATCCTTTTCTGTCAGCGCCCTTGTATTGCGCAATTCTTCTTCACCTTGACTAATTTGCAAGTTAATCCGTTGCCTTTCTTCTTCTAACTGTTTAATTTCAGCTTGACGAGTTTCTACTTGTTGTTGTTGCCTTTCTGCTTCAATTTGACCATTAGCTCGACTTTCAATGATACTAGCACGACGATCTTGAACTCGTTGTTTTTGTAAGTCCGTTTGAATTTTTGCTACAGCGCCCTCCACCGTTAGAGGACTAATATTTTCTAAAATTTCCTGATCTATTTTTAAACTTTCTTCCGCTTGAGCGATGGTTTCACGGTTACGGCGTTGAATTTCCGCTAAAACTTGACGATCATTTACCAACTGTTGCCTAGCGTCTTGTAATTGTAACTGATTTTGATTTAACTGTTTTTGTAGCTGTTCGATGCGAAATTGAGCTACTAGCGCCCGGGACTCAGATTCATTATTAGACGCATTTAAACGGGCGATTTGTTGACCATTGAGAGAACCTGTAGCACCCTCCCCCAACTGCATGGCAAATAAATCATTTTCTTGGATAATATTTTGACGATTCAAGGCTAAAGCCTGTATTTCGGGCGGTAACTCCAAATCAATAACATTTTTTTCTACCACCTCTTGAGTTAAAGGAGTATTCATCAAAGTACGATAAAAACCATTTTCTTTCACCAAAGAATTTCTAATGGCTTCCAAAGAAACTAACTGAGATGTTGTCGCATCGGAATCAAAAGTTACCAAAGAATCCCCTTCTTCAATTCTTTGCCCGTCTTCCACCTGCACAGTGCTAACTACACCGTTGAGGGGCGCTTGGATTTCCTGTACAGTAGTTTTAGGCTTTAACAGCCCTTGGGCGCCCACTACCTGTTCAATTTTGGCAAAATACGCCCACCCCACCGCAAAAGTAGTTACTCCTACGATACTCCAAGTCATTGCCCTTGACCACACTGGAGAAGGTTTGAGAATTACATCTCGCTCAAAATCGGAAGTATCAAGGTTAATGGGTTCTTTTTCTTCTTTTTGGTCAGGGATTTGACCATTCCTCTGTAATAATTCGTCGTATTGTGTCTTAGTCTGATTGGATTGCATAGTTTTACGTGCGCTGTGTTACCCATATTTTGCCTTAAAACTTCCATTTTTTGATCATAATTTTTTAGAACTTATGCGCCTATACAAATACACTATAAGTTCTAAACCTTATGAAGGACGCAATAGTATCGATTTTGCCTCTTATAATAATTAAAGTTCAATCGCACCTTACAAAAACTGATTTAATTCTGCTTGTAAAATTTCTATTTCTTCATTTAAGTTTTGGATAGTTTTTTTGAATTTATTAACTTCCCATTTTTTTTCTTGTATTGAATTTTCGATAAATTCTACTCTCTTTTTAATACGTTCAATCTCACCATTATTAATGCTTGATATAACTTCAGGTACTTGAATATTTTGATTTCTTAAAAACTTAAAAATTTCTTTTGGTATTTGTTCTTGTCTTTTGATCTTTTCTATTTCTATTTCTCTTTCTTCTTGTCTTTTGATCTTTTCTCTTTGCTGTTGTCTTTTTATCTCTTCTAGTTCTCTTTTAATATTAAGTTCAACGACAGATTCTTTATTTAGGAGAAGATTGAAAAGGTCTCTTACTGTATAAAAATGTTCAGCTTCTTCATCAGTTATTTCAACTTCAAATGCTTCCTCTATAGCCATGACAAATTCCACTTTATCTAAATCATCCAAATCATAAGGGGCTAAACCTAAATCCTTATAAAAATTAGCATCAAGAGTTACTTTTTCAGACTGAACATCTAGTTGTTCAACAATAACTTCAGTCAATTTTTCTAAGATTTTTTCTGATATTTGATCATACTCATTATTCATTTTGTGTAACCCCACTCATACCATTAATTTCTGTTAAAACTATATAATAAATTAAAAAGGGGG
Coding sequences within:
- a CDS encoding HlyD family efflux transporter periplasmic adaptor subunit; this translates as MQSNQTKTQYDELLQRNGQIPDQKEEKEPINLDTSDFERDVILKPSPVWSRAMTWSIVGVTTFAVGWAYFAKIEQVVGAQGLLKPKTTVQEIQAPLNGVVSTVQVEDGQRIEEGDSLVTFDSDATTSQLVSLEAIRNSLVKENGFYRTLMNTPLTQEVVEKNVIDLELPPEIQALALNRQNIIQENDLFAMQLGEGATGSLNGQQIARLNASNNESESRALVAQFRIEQLQKQLNQNQLQLQDARQQLVNDRQVLAEIQRRNRETIAQAEESLKIDQEILENISPLTVEGAVAKIQTDLQKQRVQDRRASIIESRANGQIEAERQQQQVETRQAEIKQLEEERQRINLQISQGEEELRNTRALTEKDIRDRIAGNNQRIAEIDSQINKIIVDNEKRIAELNSQISSAQQTMKYQELKSPVSGTVFDLQAHPGFVPRSGQSEALLKIVPDPGPNNPLIAEVYVTNADIGFVQVGQEVDVRIDSFSYSEFGDIKGEVTFIGSDALPPDQIYNFYRFPVKVELEQQNLLIRGEPAELQSGMSVSVNIKVRENRTVLSLFTELFTKKVDSLKQVR
- a CDS encoding acyl carrier protein encodes the protein MSEKILEKLTEVIVEQLDVQSEKVTLDANFYKDLGLAPYDLDDLDKVEFVMAIEEAFEVEITDEEAEHFYTVRDLFNLLLNKESVVELNIKRELEEIKRQQQREKIKRQEEREIEIEKIKRQEQIPKEIFKFLRNQNIQVPEVISSINNGEIERIKKRVEFIENSIQEKKWEVNKFKKTIQNLNEEIEILQAELNQFL